In Eschrichtius robustus isolate mEscRob2 chromosome 11, mEscRob2.pri, whole genome shotgun sequence, the following proteins share a genomic window:
- the B3GNT6 gene encoding LOW QUALITY PROTEIN: acetylgalactosaminyl-O-glycosyl-glycoprotein beta-1,3-N-acetylglucosaminyltransferase (The sequence of the model RefSeq protein was modified relative to this genomic sequence to represent the inferred CDS: inserted 2 bases in 2 codons; substituted 1 base at 1 genomic stop codon) yields MAFPRRRAVKPKTLTCLLVGLSFLGLHLWFLKAKSQQERMSDGSPQIARVAPVAAPPSSPGPQCLANASANATANFERLATCIQDFLRYLHCRHFPLLWDAPAKCAGGRGTFLLLAVKSSPANCGRHKLIRRMWGXERSYGGRTGRRLFRLGAAAREDAERAEGLAAVVALEARDHGGVLQEASADTFLNLTLKHVHLIHWLEARCLHARFLLSGGDDVLVHTANVLRFLXAQPPDRYLLAGQLMSGSVPIHDSGSEYIVPPQLFPGPAYPVYCSGGDFRLSGRTIQALRQAACHTPLFPIDDAYVGMCLERAGLAPXGHEGIRPFGVQLPGARQPSFDPCMYRELLFVHRFAPYEMLLTWKVLRDPGLSCGGGAQGLLRPGGLRWRRGCAHPRVMLFGLSASSLLWIPSVLPSVVPLNPSCTLESPG; encoded by the exons ATGGCTTTTCCCCGCCGCAGGGCCGTGAAACCCAAGACCCTGACCTGCCTTCTAGTGGGTTTGAGTTTCTTGGGCCTGCATCTGTGGTTCCTCAAAGCCAAGTCCCAGCAGGAGAGGATGTCGGATGGCTCCCCGCAGATTGCCCGTGTGGCCCCTGTTGCCGCGCCGCCGTCCAGCCCAGGGCCTCAGTGCTTGGCCAACGCCTCGGCGAACGCCACGGCCAACTTCGAGCGGCTGGCCACGTGCATCCAAGACTTCCTGCGGTACCTCCACTGCCGCCACTTCCCGCTGCTCTGGGATGCGCCGGCCAAGTGTGCGGGCGGCCGCGGGACCTTCCTGCTGCTGGCCGTGAAGTCGTCGCCTGCCAACTGCGGGCGTCACAAGCTCATCCGCCGCATGTGGG AGGAGCGCAGCTACGGCGGGCGGACGGGGCGCCGCCTCTTCCGGCTGGGCGCCGCCGCTCGCGAGGACGCCGAGCGCGCCGAGGGGTTGGCGGCGGTGGTGGCGCTGGAGGCGCGCGATCACGGCGGCGTGCTGCAGGAGGCCTCCGCGGACACCTTCCTCAACCTCACGCTCAAGCACGTGCACCTGATCCACTGGCTGGAGGCCCGCTGCCTGCACGCGCGCTTCCTGCTCAGCGGCGGCGACGACGTCTTAGTGCACACAGCCAACGTGCTCCGCTTCCTGTAGGCGCAGCCGCCCGACCGCTACCTCCTCGCCGGGCAGCTCATGAGCGGCTCCGTGCCCATCCACGACAGCGGGAGCGAGTACATCGTGCCTCCGCAGCTCTTTCCCGGACCTGCCTACCCGGTGTACTGCAGCGGCGGCGACTTCCGCCTGTCCGGCCGCACGATCCAGGCCCTGCGCCAAGCCGCCTGCCACACCCCGCTCTTCCCTATCGACGACGCCTACGTGGGCATGTGTCTGGAGCGCGCCGGCTTGGCGC GTGGCCACGAGGGCATCCGGCCTTTCGGCGTGCAGCTGCCCGGCGCCCGGCAGCCCTCCTTCGACCCCTGCATGTACCGTGAGCTGCTGTTCGTGCACCGCTTCGCCCCCTACGAGATGCTGCTCACGTGGAAGGTGCTGCGCGACCCCGGGCTGAGCTGTGGCGGGGGGGCACAGGGTCTCCTGAGGCCGGGTGGGCTGCGCTGGAGGCGGGGATGTGCTCATCCGCGCGTGATGCTTTTCGGGCTGAGCGCATCTTCCCTGCTCTGGATACCTTCTGTCCTACCCAGCGTGGTGCCCTTGAATCCTAGCTGCACTTTGGAATCACCTGGGTGA